A region of Penaeus chinensis breed Huanghai No. 1 chromosome 38, ASM1920278v2, whole genome shotgun sequence DNA encodes the following proteins:
- the LOC125046037 gene encoding extensin-like, whose amino-acid sequence MSHPPAYTQVPLEPPEYSQAPSAPPADDGFPPGPPKYPGENFSQKAPLNPSGEVGNPPPDPPPAFYSPPPYSPPSGGAFGPPPANPAPPYNQPYPVATPAPAYSQFPPPQQVAAYGQQPLPVAAPTFAPPPAPVQVVVAQTLPPGICTVCRKGKMEESPTCCTCFWCLLCLPCFILPSLLIYLCCCREPKCTNCGYSP is encoded by the exons ATGAGCCATCCTCCGGCTTATACACAG GTTCCTCTTGAGCCGCCGGAGTACAGCCAGGCGCCCTCCGCCCCCCCTGCCGACGACGGCTTTCCGCCCGGGCCCCCCAAATACCCCGGGGAAAATTTCTCCCAGAAGGCGCCCTTGAATCCTTCGGGGGAAGTCGGCAACCCGCCCCCCGACCCGCCGCCGGCCTTCTACagcccccctccctactccccaccTTCTGGAGGAGCTTTCGGCCCGCCCCCAGCGAACCCGGCGCCGCCCTACAACCAGCCGTACCCAGTGGCGACGCCCGCGCCAGCGTACAGCCAGTTCCCGCCGCCCCAGCAGGTTGCAGCGTACGGCCAGCAGCCGCTCCCCGTGGCGGCTCCTACGttcgccccgccccccgcccccgtgCAGGTGGTGGTGGCGCAGACACTGCCGCCGGGGATCTGCACCGTCTGCAGG aaagggaagatggaggagagtccTACTTGCTGCACGTGTTTCTGGTGCTTGCTCTGCCTTCCGTGCTTCATCCTGCCGAGCCTCCTGATCTACCTGTGCTGCTGCCGGGAACCCAAGTGCACCAACTGCGGCTACAGC